A window from Luteibacter flocculans encodes these proteins:
- a CDS encoding TonB-dependent receptor: protein MNKWVLQRSLLAAAVFAAYSGSVLAQSTTGSIYGQVQAGEGDVVRVVNDTGLTREVPVDARGRYAVSQLPLGTYTVSVVHAGATVQSRDNVALRVGSGVEVSFVSSTQELSGVNVTANAVPPIDVSTVDSRTVVTAQQLAKLPLGRSSEAIALLAPGAVDNSGSYKSATGNSLVSFGGSAASENAYYVNGFNTTDPLRGFGGISLPYGAIEQQEVYTGGYSAQYGRSDGGVINVVGKRGTNEWHGGAQLIWEPNGLRASEKDSYYTNGLPPQPRAGRLYAPNSANSVTSTTASLYAGGPLIKDKLFLFAAAEVERQTGDVVSNVTLPQSPDRSYRYQLPRWYAKLDWNINDSNIVEVTGASDKTERSGTIYDYDYANRVRGERLSGANNEKFGGDVYTAKYTGYLTDNLTISAQYGKMRTVNYVSPSGYNPDAVYIAGQDFQNPAYTGGIARDNGQTVSSLANPNRGNETTNTRFDIHYTLGDHTLTAGIDNQQARARDQGTASSGPGYIWTYGQGSPNLPISTGLGVDAPGNYPGGEQGYYVVRGVSSSLATVRSSQKAQYVEDAWQVTDRWLLTLGLRNDQFTNYNADSEVYIKQTSPQWAPRLGFSWDVFGDATFKVYGNAGRYYLGLPLNPALNAAGGALSTSQYFTYTGIAADGQPTGLTAIAPGVPVSSNNYFGQLPDPKTVAAKGMKAENQDEYILGFTKTFGSDWVYGAKLTYRKLRNAIDDYCDIDRIVAKGQSLGLSLDTNQVNSCYLFNPGRANTFTLLDTAGNHVEVPISNKELGFQGLKRQYYSLELLLEHPFDGTWYARASYVFSRSYGNTEGQLRSDLNQTAASTSEDWDNAEIMEHTNGPQSNDHTHQFKVFGYWQIAPEWLASANVSLVSGTPRHCLGFYGPDRTDPAGYQGNYHFCDGEPSPPGAQGRLPWIRQIDLGLTWRPSFGEGKLAFNANVFNLLNERRALQKYPYSEAGPGLPEPAYGVITARQEPRYGRLSVSYDF, encoded by the coding sequence ATGAACAAGTGGGTGTTGCAGCGGTCGCTGTTGGCCGCCGCGGTGTTTGCCGCGTATTCGGGGAGTGTGTTGGCGCAGTCCACCACGGGCTCCATTTATGGCCAGGTGCAAGCCGGCGAGGGCGACGTGGTTCGTGTGGTGAACGACACGGGTCTCACGCGTGAGGTACCGGTGGACGCGCGTGGCCGTTACGCCGTGTCGCAGCTGCCGCTGGGTACCTATACGGTATCGGTCGTGCATGCGGGCGCCACGGTACAGAGCCGCGACAACGTCGCATTGCGCGTGGGTTCCGGTGTGGAAGTGTCGTTCGTCTCGTCGACACAAGAGCTCAGCGGTGTGAATGTCACCGCGAATGCCGTGCCTCCCATCGACGTTTCGACGGTGGATTCGCGTACCGTCGTGACGGCGCAGCAGCTGGCCAAGCTACCGCTGGGGCGGAGTTCCGAAGCCATCGCCTTGTTGGCGCCGGGCGCGGTGGACAACAGTGGCAGTTACAAGAGCGCGACCGGTAACTCGCTCGTGTCGTTCGGTGGCTCGGCAGCCAGCGAGAACGCTTACTACGTCAATGGTTTCAATACGACCGATCCGCTGCGCGGTTTTGGTGGCATCTCGCTTCCCTACGGCGCGATCGAGCAGCAGGAGGTGTATACCGGCGGCTACAGCGCGCAATACGGGCGCTCCGACGGTGGCGTGATCAACGTCGTGGGTAAACGCGGTACCAACGAGTGGCATGGCGGCGCGCAGCTCATCTGGGAACCGAACGGGCTGCGTGCCAGCGAGAAGGACAGCTACTACACCAACGGACTTCCGCCGCAGCCGCGTGCCGGCCGGCTTTATGCACCGAATAGCGCCAATTCGGTGACCTCGACGACGGCGAGCCTCTACGCTGGCGGTCCCTTGATCAAGGACAAGCTGTTCCTCTTCGCGGCGGCAGAAGTAGAGAGGCAGACGGGCGACGTCGTGAGTAATGTGACGCTGCCGCAGTCGCCCGATCGCTCCTATCGCTATCAACTTCCGCGCTGGTACGCCAAGCTGGATTGGAACATCAACGACAGCAACATCGTCGAGGTCACCGGCGCGTCCGACAAGACCGAGCGCTCGGGCACGATCTACGATTACGACTACGCCAATCGCGTGCGCGGCGAGCGCCTCTCCGGTGCGAACAACGAAAAATTTGGTGGTGACGTATACACCGCGAAGTACACCGGCTACCTCACCGACAACCTGACCATCAGCGCCCAGTACGGCAAGATGCGTACGGTCAACTACGTGTCACCTTCGGGCTATAACCCTGACGCCGTGTATATCGCAGGACAGGATTTCCAGAATCCTGCCTATACGGGCGGAATAGCGCGCGACAACGGACAGACCGTGTCGTCGCTGGCGAACCCCAATCGCGGCAACGAGACCACCAACACGCGTTTCGACATTCACTACACGCTGGGCGATCACACGCTCACGGCCGGTATCGACAATCAGCAGGCGCGCGCACGCGACCAGGGCACCGCCAGTTCCGGCCCCGGCTACATCTGGACTTACGGCCAGGGGTCGCCGAACCTGCCGATCTCCACGGGGCTCGGCGTGGACGCGCCGGGCAACTATCCGGGCGGCGAACAGGGCTACTACGTCGTTCGCGGCGTGTCTTCCAGTCTCGCCACCGTGCGTTCGAGCCAGAAGGCGCAGTACGTCGAAGACGCGTGGCAGGTCACCGATCGCTGGCTGCTGACGCTCGGCCTGCGCAATGACCAGTTCACCAACTACAACGCCGACAGCGAGGTCTACATCAAGCAGACCTCGCCGCAGTGGGCGCCACGACTCGGCTTCAGTTGGGACGTCTTCGGCGATGCGACGTTCAAGGTCTACGGTAACGCCGGCCGCTATTACCTCGGGCTGCCGTTGAACCCGGCACTGAATGCGGCAGGTGGCGCGTTGTCCACGTCGCAGTACTTCACCTATACGGGCATCGCTGCGGATGGACAGCCCACCGGGCTCACGGCAATCGCCCCTGGCGTGCCCGTGTCCTCGAACAATTACTTCGGACAATTGCCGGACCCGAAGACCGTGGCCGCCAAGGGCATGAAGGCGGAGAACCAGGACGAATACATCCTTGGCTTCACGAAGACCTTTGGCAGCGACTGGGTGTACGGCGCCAAGCTCACCTACCGTAAGCTGCGCAATGCGATCGACGACTATTGCGACATCGATCGCATCGTCGCCAAGGGTCAGTCGCTCGGATTGTCGCTCGACACGAACCAGGTCAACAGTTGCTACCTGTTCAACCCGGGCCGGGCGAATACCTTTACCTTGCTCGATACGGCCGGCAATCACGTCGAAGTGCCGATCAGCAACAAGGAACTCGGTTTCCAGGGGCTCAAGCGCCAGTACTACAGCCTGGAGCTGTTGCTGGAGCATCCCTTCGACGGCACCTGGTATGCACGGGCAAGCTATGTGTTCTCGCGTAGCTACGGCAATACGGAAGGTCAGCTTCGATCCGACCTCAATCAGACCGCTGCGTCCACAAGCGAGGACTGGGACAACGCGGAGATCATGGAACATACCAATGGCCCGCAGAGCAACGATCACACGCACCAGTTCAAGGTGTTCGGCTATTGGCAGATCGCACCGGAATGGTTGGCCTCGGCAAACGTGAGTCTCGTGTCGGGTACGCCGCGACACTGCCTTGGCTTTTACGGCCCGGATCGTACCGATCCGGCGGGCTATCAGGGCAACTACCACTTCTGCGACGGCGAACCTTCCCCGCCGGGCGCGCAGGGGCGGCTTCCCTGGATTCGTCAGATCGACCTCGGTCTGACCTGGCGACCGTCGTTCGGCGAAGGGAAGCTTGCCTTCAACGCCAACGTGTTCAATCTGCTCAATGAGCGCCGGGCCTTGCAGAAGTATCCGTACTCGGAAGCTGGCCCCGGTCTGCCCGAACCGGCCTACGGCGTGATCACTGCACGACAGGAGCCACGCTACGGCAGGTTGAGCGTGTCGTACGACTTCTGA
- a CDS encoding NAD(P)/FAD-dependent oxidoreductase, which produces MKESATDVIVIGAGMAGASLAWFLAPHLRVTMLEREPFPGFHTTGRSAAHFSESYGSAQVRALSRATRPFLASPPEGFAAHPLLQPRGSLVIGGTEQAERVHAEYEAVRAFTPSLRWLDEQDIATLVPVLRPTSAHVAFFEPHSADIDVNELHQGFLRGAKAHGALLHVDTDVASLQRDGSDWVVNERWRAPVVVNAAGAWADEIARLGGVLPIGLEPRRRSAFTFAAPTGIDASGWPFVVDIDETFYFKPDAGLMLGSAANADPTHPHDVQPEAFDIALGIHRIEEATTMTIARPVRTWAGLRSFVADGDLVGGFAPDADGFFWLAAQGGYGIQTSAAMAEACAAMILGRALPAHLADQGITEAMLGPARLRI; this is translated from the coding sequence ATGAAAGAATCCGCTACGGACGTCATCGTTATCGGCGCCGGCATGGCTGGTGCGTCGCTCGCATGGTTTCTCGCACCGCATCTGCGCGTCACGATGCTCGAACGCGAGCCGTTTCCCGGCTTCCACACCACCGGCCGTTCTGCCGCGCATTTCAGCGAGAGCTACGGATCGGCGCAGGTGCGCGCGCTGAGTCGCGCCACGCGTCCCTTCCTGGCGAGTCCGCCGGAGGGCTTTGCCGCCCATCCGTTGCTCCAGCCGCGCGGCTCCCTGGTGATCGGCGGCACGGAGCAGGCTGAACGCGTACATGCCGAATACGAGGCGGTGCGCGCATTCACCCCGTCGCTGCGCTGGCTGGATGAGCAGGACATCGCCACGCTCGTACCGGTGCTGCGTCCGACGTCGGCGCACGTGGCGTTCTTCGAACCGCATTCCGCGGATATCGACGTCAACGAACTGCACCAGGGCTTCCTGCGCGGGGCAAAAGCGCATGGCGCGCTGCTGCATGTCGATACCGATGTGGCCTCGCTGCAACGCGATGGCAGCGATTGGGTGGTCAACGAACGATGGCGGGCGCCCGTCGTGGTGAACGCAGCAGGCGCGTGGGCCGACGAGATCGCCCGCCTCGGAGGCGTGTTGCCGATCGGGCTCGAACCGCGACGTCGTTCCGCATTTACCTTCGCAGCGCCCACAGGCATCGATGCCAGTGGCTGGCCTTTTGTCGTCGATATCGACGAGACCTTCTATTTCAAACCCGACGCGGGCTTGATGCTCGGGTCGGCCGCCAACGCCGACCCCACGCACCCCCATGACGTACAACCGGAAGCATTCGACATCGCCCTGGGCATCCACCGTATCGAGGAAGCCACGACGATGACCATCGCTCGACCGGTTCGCACCTGGGCCGGGCTGCGCAGCTTCGTTGCCGATGGCGATCTGGTGGGCGGTTTCGCACCCGATGCCGACGGCTTCTTCTGGCTCGCCGCACAAGGCGGCTACGGCATCCAGACCAGCGCAGCGATGGCTGAGGCGTGCGCCGCCATGATCCTGGGACGTGCGCTGCCTGCGCACCTCGCGGATCAAGGCATCACGGAAGCCATGTTGGGCCCTGCGCGTTTACGCATATAG
- a CDS encoding dicarboxylate/amino acid:cation symporter, which yields MTATQRILLGLALGAATGIALAHWTPGAAIRVADAVQPLGKLWLSALQMTVVPLVLSLVVVGANTATDAAASGRIARRAIVVFLLLLALGAAVAAATAPALFLLFPHSDTLRSALDATTGHLPATTPIGWSEWLAGVVPSNAVMAAAESAMLPLVVFAMFLGFALTRIAPERRALAVEFFRAIADAMIVVVRWVLLLAPFGVFALILAVCARAGLHMLGALGVYVLVECIVYLLVTALMLVVARIWGREPFGRFLSAIAPAQVVAASTQSSLASLPAMIESADRRLGYPKAITSLVLPMAVSLFRLTSPVQYIVSASFIAWAFGIDLGVAQLSAGAALAVVISLGSVGLPGQVTFIATNVPVAQAMGLPIGPLGLMLAVDTLPDTLATLGNVTADLTATSVVAAQSLKDKA from the coding sequence ATGACGGCCACCCAACGCATCCTGCTGGGTCTCGCACTGGGTGCCGCCACAGGTATCGCGCTCGCGCACTGGACGCCTGGCGCGGCCATTCGCGTCGCCGACGCCGTGCAGCCGCTGGGCAAGCTATGGCTCAGTGCGTTGCAGATGACGGTGGTTCCGCTGGTGCTCTCACTGGTAGTGGTTGGCGCCAATACGGCCACGGATGCGGCGGCATCCGGCCGCATCGCACGACGCGCGATCGTCGTGTTCCTGCTGCTGCTCGCCCTCGGCGCCGCCGTAGCCGCCGCGACAGCACCCGCGTTATTCCTGCTTTTCCCGCACAGCGACACCCTGCGTAGTGCCCTGGACGCCACGACGGGCCATCTGCCCGCGACCACACCCATTGGCTGGTCCGAGTGGTTGGCAGGCGTGGTGCCCTCGAATGCGGTCATGGCCGCCGCCGAAAGCGCCATGCTGCCGCTGGTGGTGTTCGCGATGTTCCTGGGTTTCGCGCTCACCCGCATCGCACCCGAGCGCCGCGCACTGGCGGTAGAGTTCTTCCGCGCCATCGCGGATGCCATGATCGTGGTCGTTCGCTGGGTACTGCTGCTGGCGCCGTTCGGCGTGTTCGCACTGATCCTCGCCGTCTGTGCGCGGGCCGGCCTGCACATGCTCGGCGCGCTCGGCGTCTACGTGCTGGTCGAGTGCATCGTGTACCTGCTGGTAACCGCGCTGATGCTGGTCGTGGCACGCATCTGGGGCCGCGAACCGTTCGGCCGTTTCCTCTCCGCCATCGCGCCCGCGCAGGTCGTCGCCGCCAGCACGCAGTCGTCGCTGGCCTCGCTGCCCGCGATGATCGAGAGCGCCGATCGTCGCCTAGGCTATCCGAAAGCGATCACGTCGCTTGTGCTGCCGATGGCCGTGTCGTTGTTTCGCCTGACCAGCCCCGTGCAATACATCGTCTCGGCGAGCTTCATCGCATGGGCGTTCGGTATCGATCTGGGCGTCGCGCAACTTAGCGCGGGTGCCGCGCTGGCCGTGGTCATCAGCCTCGGCTCGGTCGGCCTGCCGGGCCAGGTAACCTTCATCGCGACCAACGTACCCGTCGCGCAGGCGATGGGCCTGCCGATAGGACCGCTGGGGCTGATGCTGGCAGTGGATACGCTGCCCGATACACTGGCGACGCTCGGCAATGTCACTGCCGACCTCACTGCGACGAGCGTCGTCGCAGCGCAATCCCTTAAGGACAAGGCATGA
- a CDS encoding L,D-transpeptidase family protein, with amino-acid sequence MFPRPSFYRLLGTLAMAATLGASAAVAFEAPAAWSVSRQMIVVTTDDWNADHGVLRAYVREGAQWKAVGPAADVTIGKRGSAWGIGLNPPERDGPVKKEGDGRSPAGVFRIGQAFGYAESAPTALAYRGLTASDYCVDVDSSPYYNQIVDARDVGEKAVAGATEPMRRDLHFNGDHAYRIGFVIEHNPDGRKGRGSCIFAHLWKSPTTGTAGCTAMTDATMERLLAWLDPSKKPVFVLLPKPEYARLREAWNLPTP; translated from the coding sequence ATGTTTCCTCGTCCGTCGTTTTACCGTCTGCTGGGCACGCTCGCCATGGCGGCCACCCTCGGAGCCAGCGCTGCCGTCGCCTTCGAAGCGCCCGCCGCCTGGTCGGTGTCACGACAGATGATCGTCGTCACCACCGACGACTGGAATGCCGACCACGGTGTGCTGCGTGCCTATGTGCGCGAAGGCGCGCAGTGGAAGGCGGTCGGTCCTGCCGCCGACGTCACCATCGGCAAGCGAGGCAGCGCGTGGGGCATCGGTCTGAACCCGCCGGAGCGCGATGGGCCGGTCAAGAAGGAAGGCGACGGACGCAGTCCGGCCGGCGTCTTTCGGATCGGGCAGGCCTTCGGTTATGCGGAAAGCGCACCGACGGCACTGGCCTACCGCGGCCTCACCGCGTCCGATTACTGCGTGGATGTCGACAGTTCGCCTTACTACAACCAGATCGTGGATGCGCGCGATGTGGGTGAGAAAGCGGTTGCCGGCGCCACGGAGCCCATGCGTCGCGACCTGCACTTCAACGGCGACCATGCGTATCGCATCGGCTTCGTCATCGAACACAATCCCGACGGACGCAAGGGCCGCGGCAGCTGCATCTTCGCCCACCTGTGGAAGTCGCCCACGACGGGAACCGCCGGCTGCACGGCCATGACCGATGCGACGATGGAACGCCTGCTCGCCTGGCTCGATCCATCGAAGAAGCCGGTCTTCGTGCTGTTACCGAAACCCGAATACGCGCGCCTGCGCGAGGCCTGGAACCTGCCCACGCCATGA
- a CDS encoding MurR/RpiR family transcriptional regulator: MSPLVKIRSERDRMSAVERRIADFILENAQLLRDYSSQQLANALGISQSSVVKFTQKLGFRGYPDLKYSVGEAIGRSEEGAAEPPAARAGDALGSMLWQLKTQAEEATRLINRPETMREWVEAIASAGKVFLIGLGEDDLHARVFALRLSLLGIVAIRHFDVGRMAAQVAMSAPGDVLVVFSEHGKHPALVKIARYFREQRGRVVTVTRHTSNPLRAMADIALAVAGHDDASYVQSLVYQSSVQQLLDTVFVHLCEGDEARHARLVANLERIQHMLEP; this comes from the coding sequence ATGTCGCCCTTGGTGAAGATCCGCTCGGAGCGCGACCGCATGTCGGCGGTGGAGCGGCGCATTGCCGATTTCATTCTGGAGAATGCTCAACTGCTGCGCGACTACTCATCGCAGCAACTGGCCAATGCGCTCGGCATCAGCCAGTCCAGCGTGGTGAAGTTCACCCAGAAGCTCGGCTTCCGCGGCTATCCCGATCTCAAGTATTCGGTGGGAGAGGCCATCGGGCGAAGTGAGGAGGGTGCCGCCGAACCGCCCGCCGCACGCGCCGGCGACGCCCTGGGCAGCATGCTGTGGCAGTTGAAGACCCAGGCTGAGGAAGCCACGCGGCTCATCAACCGACCCGAGACGATGCGCGAGTGGGTCGAGGCCATCGCCTCCGCAGGCAAGGTTTTCCTCATCGGCCTTGGCGAGGACGACCTCCATGCACGTGTATTCGCGCTGCGTCTGTCGCTGCTCGGCATCGTCGCCATCCGGCACTTCGACGTGGGACGCATGGCCGCGCAGGTAGCCATGTCGGCACCGGGCGACGTACTTGTCGTGTTTTCCGAACACGGCAAGCACCCGGCGCTGGTCAAGATCGCCCGTTACTTCCGCGAACAGCGCGGGCGCGTGGTGACCGTGACCCGACATACGTCCAACCCGCTGCGTGCAATGGCGGACATCGCGCTCGCCGTAGCGGGGCACGACGACGCTTCGTACGTACAGTCGCTCGTCTACCAGTCGTCCGTGCAGCAATTGCTCGACACCGTGTTCGTACATCTGTGCGAAGGCGACGAAGCGCGGCACGCGCGCCTCGTCGCCAACCTCGAACGCATCCAGCACATGCTGGAACCCTGA
- a CDS encoding dipeptide epimerase has product MKITDIRFGMLRVPLKTPFKTALRTVDKVEDIVVMVHTDDGRVGYGEAPATAVITGDTHGSIVDAIRHYIAPRLIGQDIADLNRVTKLIQDTMEKNTSAKAAVEIAVYDLWGQLYGAPLYKLLGGGDPVISTDITISVDYIDKMVADSVAAVERGFESLKIKVGKDIGVDIERVRAIYAAVEDRALLRLDANQGWTAKEAVYALHALEDAGVRLELVEQPVKARDLEGMRYVTERVHTPIMADESVFGPAEVMDLIRMRAADIINIKLMKTGGISNAIRIADIAGLYGIDCMIGCMLETSISVAAAVHVAVAKSDVITKVDLDGPSLCSYDPVEGGVHFNESEISISDAPGLGIRAIHGLEPI; this is encoded by the coding sequence ATGAAGATCACCGACATCCGCTTCGGCATGCTGCGCGTGCCGCTCAAGACCCCCTTCAAGACGGCACTGCGCACCGTCGACAAGGTCGAAGACATCGTCGTGATGGTGCATACCGACGATGGCCGCGTGGGCTACGGCGAGGCACCGGCCACGGCGGTGATCACCGGCGACACGCACGGCTCCATCGTCGACGCCATCCGCCATTACATCGCGCCGCGCCTGATCGGTCAGGACATCGCCGACCTCAACAGGGTCACGAAGCTGATCCAGGACACGATGGAGAAGAACACCAGCGCGAAGGCGGCGGTCGAGATCGCGGTCTACGACCTGTGGGGGCAGCTCTACGGTGCGCCGTTGTACAAACTGCTCGGCGGTGGCGATCCGGTCATCAGCACCGACATCACCATCAGCGTCGATTACATCGACAAGATGGTGGCCGACTCAGTCGCCGCGGTGGAACGCGGGTTCGAGTCGCTGAAGATCAAGGTCGGCAAGGACATCGGCGTGGACATCGAGCGCGTACGCGCCATCTACGCTGCGGTGGAAGACCGTGCCCTGCTCCGCCTCGACGCCAATCAGGGCTGGACCGCCAAGGAAGCGGTATATGCCTTGCATGCGCTGGAAGACGCGGGCGTACGCCTGGAATTGGTGGAACAGCCGGTCAAGGCGCGCGACCTCGAAGGCATGCGCTACGTCACCGAGCGCGTGCATACGCCGATCATGGCGGATGAAAGCGTGTTCGGCCCGGCCGAGGTCATGGACCTCATCCGCATGCGCGCCGCCGACATCATCAACATCAAGCTCATGAAGACCGGCGGCATTTCCAATGCCATCCGCATCGCGGACATCGCCGGGCTGTATGGCATCGATTGCATGATCGGCTGCATGCTCGAAACGAGCATCAGCGTGGCTGCGGCGGTGCATGTCGCGGTCGCGAAGTCCGACGTGATCACCAAGGTCGATCTCGACGGGCCTTCGTTGTGCTCTTACGATCCCGTGGAGGGCGGCGTCCATTTCAACGAGTCGGAGATCTCGATCAGCGACGCGCCGGGCTTGGGCATTCGTGCCATCCACGGCCTCGAGCCGATCTGA
- a CDS encoding SH3 domain-containing protein: MNTLRHTLLAATLVFAMGAAPAFGRDLPVPPSGVIGMSDAQLSPEFWVSRLPDADAPVLDRAAIAALNERVARLDPSMHDIRHLAATLPLAQVKGWIEKLTRRPDKPLYDVEGKPVPATTLDAVVTNAAIDRIPAQVTPRYGMAVRRAALRGFPTDLRVFSHAGDTDIDRFQESTLFPGDPLVAVHTSHDGKWVFVVSPRYAAWMHADDVAYGDAATVFAHADATPYRVITGAKPLTVYTPEAPAVSELQLDMGTRVPLDATLPPDQPVNGQSPYASWVLSLPVRGANGTLSFHPALLQRNQDSSADYLPLTRANIVRQAFKFLGERYGWGHAYNGRDCSGFVSDVYRSMGVQMPRNTRDQSISPGLTHTVYTSKDSHETRLKAAMALEVGDLVYIPGHVMMVIGKIDGEPYVIHDVSGMSYRQADGSLRRVTLNEVSVTPLLPLMFSDDSTFVDRMTSIVRIR; encoded by the coding sequence ATGAACACGCTTCGCCATACCTTGCTTGCGGCCACGCTGGTGTTCGCCATGGGCGCGGCCCCCGCCTTCGGCCGCGACCTGCCCGTGCCACCGTCAGGCGTCATCGGCATGAGCGATGCGCAGCTCTCGCCGGAATTTTGGGTGAGCCGCCTGCCCGATGCCGATGCACCGGTACTCGACCGCGCCGCGATCGCGGCCCTCAACGAACGCGTCGCGCGGCTCGACCCCTCGATGCACGACATCCGCCACCTGGCGGCGACGCTGCCACTGGCGCAGGTCAAGGGCTGGATCGAAAAACTCACCCGCCGTCCGGACAAGCCGCTGTACGACGTCGAAGGCAAGCCGGTGCCTGCCACCACCCTCGACGCGGTGGTAACCAACGCAGCGATCGACCGTATTCCGGCACAGGTGACGCCACGCTACGGCATGGCCGTGCGGCGTGCGGCACTGCGCGGCTTCCCCACGGACCTGCGCGTTTTCAGCCACGCAGGCGATACCGATATCGACCGTTTCCAGGAAAGCACGCTGTTTCCCGGTGACCCGCTGGTCGCCGTGCATACCAGCCACGATGGCAAGTGGGTGTTCGTCGTGAGTCCGCGCTACGCGGCCTGGATGCATGCGGACGATGTTGCCTACGGCGATGCCGCCACCGTGTTCGCCCATGCCGATGCCACGCCCTATCGCGTGATCACGGGTGCCAAGCCGCTCACCGTGTACACGCCGGAAGCGCCTGCCGTATCCGAGCTGCAACTGGACATGGGCACGCGCGTACCGTTGGATGCCACGCTGCCGCCGGACCAGCCGGTCAACGGCCAGAGCCCGTACGCCTCGTGGGTGCTGAGCCTGCCGGTGCGCGGCGCCAATGGCACGCTCTCTTTCCACCCTGCGCTTCTGCAGCGCAACCAGGATTCCTCGGCCGACTACCTGCCGCTGACGCGAGCGAACATCGTGCGCCAGGCCTTCAAGTTCCTCGGCGAACGCTACGGGTGGGGGCATGCGTACAACGGCCGCGATTGCAGTGGCTTCGTCTCCGACGTCTACCGCAGCATGGGCGTGCAGATGCCGCGCAACACGCGCGACCAGAGCATCAGCCCGGGCCTCACACATACGGTGTACACGAGCAAGGACAGCCACGAAACGCGCCTCAAGGCTGCCATGGCGCTTGAGGTCGGCGACCTCGTCTACATCCCCGGCCACGTGATGATGGTGATCGGCAAGATCGACGGTGAGCCCTACGTGATCCACGACGTGAGCGGCATGAGCTATCGCCAGGCCGACGGCAGCCTGCGCCGCGTCACGCTCAACGAGGTTTCGGTGACGCCCCTCCTGCCCCTGATGTTCAGTGACGACAGCACGTTCGTCGATCGCATGACCAGCATCGTGCGCATCCGCTAA
- a CDS encoding DUF819 domain-containing protein — protein sequence MIQSVWPYLAVMLLAAGFWPAIERRFGWKVFEILPPIVLTYLSVTALSVAGLWSASPEIHLTQNTIVARLVPALLFLLMINCNLRAILALGPRVLGVFVCTSISLFCAFVLTFLLYRHWMPGNAWMPLASLSGSWMGGTANMIAVKQAIGMSDTSLATTLLTDALCYSMWVVVLFAVARLAPAFNRWTRATSSAGMEVAEAAPRAPATGESVLLWLGLALLVAALSAALGAKLPVGSMVSATTWTILIATTAGLVAAHTPLARLPGAPSVSSALLICVVAVLASQSSFAGIAAAPLYLLAGVTVIALHAVLLSLAARLFHFDLYLCGISSLAHIGGVAATPVLAATYSRSLVPVGILLALLGYILGTGFGLLVAAVLSALAS from the coding sequence GTGATCCAGTCGGTATGGCCTTACCTGGCCGTGATGTTGCTCGCCGCGGGATTCTGGCCCGCGATCGAGCGTCGCTTCGGCTGGAAGGTGTTCGAGATCCTTCCGCCCATCGTGCTCACCTACCTCAGCGTGACCGCGCTCTCCGTGGCCGGTCTCTGGAGCGCCTCGCCCGAGATCCATCTCACGCAGAACACGATCGTGGCAAGGCTGGTACCCGCCCTGCTCTTTCTGCTGATGATCAACTGCAACCTGCGCGCGATTCTCGCACTCGGGCCGCGCGTGCTCGGCGTGTTCGTCTGCACGTCGATCAGCCTGTTCTGCGCGTTCGTGCTCACGTTTCTGCTCTATCGACATTGGATGCCGGGCAACGCGTGGATGCCGCTTGCATCGCTGTCGGGTAGCTGGATGGGCGGCACGGCGAACATGATCGCCGTGAAGCAAGCCATCGGCATGTCCGATACGTCGCTGGCCACCACCCTGCTGACCGACGCGCTGTGCTACTCCATGTGGGTCGTCGTGCTGTTCGCGGTCGCTCGACTGGCGCCTGCGTTCAATCGCTGGACGCGCGCGACGTCGAGCGCGGGGATGGAGGTCGCCGAAGCGGCGCCGCGCGCACCCGCCACCGGAGAAAGCGTGCTCCTGTGGCTGGGTCTGGCCCTGCTCGTTGCCGCGCTCTCCGCAGCACTGGGTGCGAAGCTCCCCGTCGGCAGCATGGTCTCCGCGACGACCTGGACGATCCTCATTGCCACGACGGCCGGTCTCGTGGCAGCGCATACACCGTTGGCCCGGCTGCCCGGCGCGCCGTCGGTATCGAGCGCGCTGCTGATCTGCGTGGTTGCCGTGCTGGCCTCGCAAAGCAGTTTCGCGGGCATCGCCGCCGCACCGCTCTATCTGCTGGCCGGGGTGACGGTGATCGCTCTGCACGCCGTCCTGCTCTCCCTCGCCGCGCGCCTGTTTCACTTCGATCTGTATCTTTGCGGCATTTCCTCGCTGGCCCATATCGGCGGCGTCGCGGCCACGCCGGTATTGGCGGCGACCTATTCGCGTTCGCTCGTGCCCGTGGGCATCCTGCTTGCGCTGCTCGGCTATATCCTCGGCACGGGCTTCGGTCTTCTCGTCGCCGCCGTTCTTTCGGCGCTGGCCTCCTGA